One Aquamicrobium sp. genomic region harbors:
- a CDS encoding cytochrome P450, with protein sequence MSSSHPYSHELDWPEDIGPFDAVSFSIQADPFPYYAWMRDNAPALRTSTPSGDVWFLSRYEDIRQAFRSPKVFGSQVMDPYLLRFLTILDSPDHPRLRRAVAPHFIPKSLEALRPGVAAQARQLLGDLAAAGGGDIVNGFALPLTMKTIASVLGLRFSEIDQLKEWSDAMSSYFGRVGRNAPGAAGDKETTAEFFQFLEGEMKEAHARGEESLIAKLYGQYLSGDLTHDEAVHMVGFMFVAGHETTTIIIANLMTTLSEHPDLIVRLRGDDTLLAPCVEEQVRYRGTLQRVSRMTYEDAEVAGVTIPKGSFVKLLPGSANRDRTVFDNADMFDIGRDNAAHIGFGHGIHMCLGAPLARLEATAALKEFSAVMDGIAIDRSKPIIYVEGGNMANSGPSSMHVKLEPRAA encoded by the coding sequence ATGTCCTCTTCCCACCCCTATTCCCATGAGCTCGACTGGCCGGAGGATATCGGCCCGTTCGATGCGGTCAGCTTCTCCATCCAGGCCGATCCGTTTCCTTATTATGCATGGATGCGCGACAATGCCCCGGCCCTGCGCACCTCGACGCCCTCCGGCGACGTCTGGTTCCTCTCGCGCTACGAGGACATCCGTCAGGCGTTCCGCTCGCCCAAGGTGTTCGGCTCGCAGGTCATGGATCCTTACCTGCTGCGCTTCCTGACCATCCTCGATTCGCCCGACCATCCGCGCCTGCGCCGCGCCGTGGCGCCGCATTTCATTCCGAAATCGCTGGAGGCGCTGCGGCCGGGCGTCGCCGCGCAGGCCCGCCAACTCCTCGGCGATCTGGCGGCGGCCGGCGGTGGCGACATCGTCAACGGCTTCGCCTTGCCGCTGACCATGAAGACCATCGCCTCCGTCCTCGGCCTGCGCTTTTCCGAGATCGACCAGCTGAAGGAATGGTCGGACGCCATGTCGAGCTATTTCGGCCGGGTGGGGCGCAACGCCCCCGGCGCCGCCGGCGACAAGGAGACGACGGCCGAGTTCTTCCAGTTCCTCGAAGGCGAGATGAAGGAGGCGCACGCCAGGGGCGAGGAATCGCTCATCGCCAAGCTCTACGGCCAGTATCTCAGCGGCGACCTCACCCATGACGAGGCCGTTCACATGGTCGGCTTCATGTTCGTCGCCGGCCACGAGACGACGACGATCATCATCGCCAACCTGATGACGACGCTGTCCGAGCATCCCGACCTCATCGTCCGGCTGCGCGGCGACGACACCCTGCTCGCCCCTTGCGTCGAGGAGCAGGTCCGCTACCGCGGGACGCTGCAGCGCGTCAGCCGCATGACCTACGAGGACGCCGAGGTCGCCGGCGTCACCATTCCCAAGGGCTCCTTCGTCAAGCTGCTGCCGGGCTCGGCAAACCGCGACCGGACCGTCTTCGACAATGCCGACATGTTCGACATCGGCCGCGACAACGCTGCCCATATCGGCTTCGGCCACGGCATTCACATGTGCCTCGGCGCGCCGCTGGCGCGGCTGGAGGCGACCGCCGCGCTCAAGGAGTTCAGCGCGGTGATGGACGGCATCGCCATCGATCGCTCCAAGCCGATCATCTATGTCGAGGGCGGCAACATGGCCAATTCCGGCCCCTCCTCGATGCATGTGAAGCTCGAGCCGCGGGCGGCCTGA
- a CDS encoding NAD(P)/FAD-dependent oxidoreductase — protein sequence MAHFDTVIVGAGHGGTAVADQLRRHKYEGTIGIVEAQPGLPYERPHLSKGALYAEGARPKVPLRGDKWLRTRRVTLLGGAGVATVDMDERRLTLSCGMEIGYGKLVLATGVQPRQPSYSARVPMALGTPADACRVLDALRAIRSLAVVGGGFVGLEVASAAAARGIGVFIFEREDRLLKRALGADVSETIRRAHEGAGATVLLGSAVDDIVRLDDGGYRIVCGDRNVVVDEVLAGVGSVPLLPAFKGRTPRLDNGFVVTGRHGTTDVEGVYAVGDVARIVADDGAPLPYSPCIENALHSAEMAARHIAGGPAGGRAYVQILWTDQMGLKVRSAGSMAGAEAAAERIDLDGAGNAYVVICRDARNVVTGMESVNFPKVQTVGKRAVSEEWTVDRFIDQVVNPDRDVANHPDKVS from the coding sequence ATGGCGCATTTCGACACGGTGATCGTCGGCGCCGGCCATGGCGGCACCGCCGTGGCCGACCAGCTCCGGCGCCACAAATACGAAGGCACGATCGGCATCGTCGAGGCGCAGCCCGGCCTGCCCTACGAGCGGCCGCATCTGTCGAAGGGCGCGCTCTATGCCGAGGGCGCGCGGCCGAAGGTGCCGCTGCGCGGCGACAAATGGCTGCGCACCCGGCGCGTCACGCTGCTCGGCGGGGCCGGGGTCGCGACCGTCGACATGGACGAGCGCAGGCTGACGCTCTCCTGCGGCATGGAAATCGGCTACGGCAAGCTGGTTCTGGCGACCGGGGTGCAGCCGCGCCAGCCGTCCTATTCGGCGCGGGTCCCGATGGCGCTCGGCACGCCGGCGGATGCGTGCCGCGTTCTCGACGCGCTCCGCGCGATACGCTCGCTGGCGGTGGTCGGCGGCGGCTTCGTCGGGCTGGAGGTCGCCTCGGCGGCGGCCGCGCGCGGCATCGGGGTTTTCATCTTCGAACGCGAGGATCGCCTTCTCAAGCGCGCGCTGGGCGCGGACGTGTCGGAAACCATTCGCCGCGCCCATGAAGGCGCGGGCGCGACGGTGCTGCTCGGCTCGGCCGTCGACGACATCGTCCGCCTCGACGACGGCGGCTACAGGATCGTCTGCGGCGACAGGAACGTCGTCGTCGACGAGGTGCTTGCCGGCGTCGGCTCGGTCCCGCTCCTGCCTGCCTTCAAGGGCCGTACTCCGCGCCTCGACAACGGCTTCGTCGTCACCGGCCGGCATGGCACGACCGATGTCGAGGGCGTCTATGCCGTCGGCGACGTCGCGCGCATCGTCGCCGACGACGGCGCGCCGCTGCCCTACTCGCCCTGCATCGAGAACGCGCTCCACTCGGCCGAGATGGCCGCGCGCCACATCGCCGGCGGCCCCGCCGGGGGCAGGGCCTACGTCCAGATCCTGTGGACCGACCAGATGGGGCTGAAGGTCCGCTCCGCCGGCAGCATGGCGGGCGCGGAGGCAGCCGCCGAGCGGATCGATCTCGACGGCGCCGGCAACGCCTACGTCGTCATCTGCCGCGATGCCCGCAACGTCGTGACCGGCATGGAATCGGTGAATTTTCCCAAGGTGCAGACCGTGGGGAAGCGGGCCGTGAGCGAAGAATGGACCGTCGATCGATTCATCGATCAGGTCGTCAACCCCGACAGAGATGTCGCTAATCATCCAGACAAGGTGAGCTGA
- a CDS encoding 2Fe-2S iron-sulfur cluster-binding protein, giving the protein MATKTITVTDIDSKEYDVELIDGQSLMEVMRDSGLSVLATCGGTCSCATCHVYLDGEWPEHLTVPGGEELDILEGTGQYEPGRSRLSCQIPCAEVEGGRLTVAPD; this is encoded by the coding sequence ATGGCAACGAAAACGATTACCGTCACCGATATCGACAGCAAGGAATACGACGTCGAGCTGATCGACGGCCAGAGCCTGATGGAGGTGATGCGCGATTCCGGCCTTTCCGTCCTCGCGACATGCGGCGGCACCTGCTCGTGCGCGACCTGCCACGTCTATCTCGACGGCGAGTGGCCCGAGCACCTGACCGTTCCCGGCGGCGAGGAGCTCGACATCCTCGAAGGCACCGGCCAGTACGAGCCGGGCCGCTCGCGGCTGTCGTGCCAGATCCCGTGCGCCGAGGTCGAGGGCGGGCGGCTGACCGTCGCGCCGGACTGA
- a CDS encoding alpha/beta fold hydrolase, whose translation MTTLIPASTGLHHVLDGGRRGEPALVFVNSLGTDHRMWSDLCDRLPAGLRAIRYDKIGHGLSAAGPRRRIGMGELVDDLERVLEAHECPAACLVGASIGGHIAALLAARRPDLVKGLVIVGSTPTMGTPQMWMRRFFDVATSGMDTLARQMVQRWFPAGFLAANPPVAALYETMVARCDVATYCEICQALIESDVSQALRDLEIAPLLVCGEEDVSASPAAMLAMAQVMGGARLEILEGCGHMPAAQQPEAMAALIGEYAAAVGIGR comes from the coding sequence ATGACCACGCTGATCCCCGCAAGCACCGGGCTGCATCACGTTCTCGACGGCGGCCGCCGCGGCGAGCCCGCCCTCGTGTTCGTCAATTCCCTCGGCACCGACCATCGCATGTGGTCCGACCTGTGCGACAGGCTGCCCGCCGGCCTGCGCGCCATCCGCTACGACAAGATCGGCCATGGCCTGTCGGCCGCCGGCCCGCGTCGGCGCATCGGCATGGGCGAGCTTGTCGACGATCTCGAACGGGTGCTCGAAGCCCACGAATGCCCGGCCGCGTGCCTGGTCGGCGCCTCGATCGGCGGGCATATCGCCGCCCTCCTTGCCGCTCGGCGTCCCGACCTCGTCAAGGGCCTCGTCATCGTCGGCTCGACGCCGACCATGGGCACGCCGCAGATGTGGATGCGCCGGTTCTTCGACGTCGCGACGTCCGGGATGGACACGCTGGCGCGGCAGATGGTGCAGCGCTGGTTCCCGGCCGGGTTCCTCGCCGCCAATCCGCCGGTCGCGGCGCTCTACGAGACGATGGTCGCCCGCTGCGATGTCGCTACCTATTGCGAGATATGCCAGGCGCTGATCGAGTCCGATGTCTCGCAGGCTCTGCGCGACCTGGAGATCGCGCCGCTGCTCGTCTGCGGCGAGGAGGATGTCAGCGCATCGCCCGCCGCCATGCTGGCCATGGCGCAGGTGATGGGCGGCGCGCGGCTCGAAATCCTCGAAGGCTGCGGCCACATGCCGGCCGCGCAGCAGCCGGAGGCGATGGCCGCGCTGATCGGCGAATACGCTGCTGCCGTGGGGATTGGAAGATAG
- a CDS encoding IclR family transcriptional regulator: MTSFEPVRAILRGLEVLRVVSENGPLTASEVSKACRLPQPTAVRIIETLIEAGYVYRYPGQQVFGVTARTKSLSRGYDARSRLVQLAEPLIEDLRSRIGWPSNLAVLEGRSMIIVYSNRSANGMSIPGRLGAQIPLLATGVGTAYLAALDRPERERILDLLRKSQDRWDAEPSLWETLNERIEAARRTGHAFAQEIYLNELYQSLIWAVGVPIKAFGEPVAAISSLVLNTAGSRDQQLSLVLPALEATADRIGKLLEKDASAGMAPDAGVAAAGAERD, translated from the coding sequence ATGACGTCATTCGAGCCCGTCAGGGCCATTCTGCGCGGGCTCGAAGTGTTGCGGGTCGTCAGCGAGAACGGTCCCCTGACCGCCTCGGAAGTCAGCAAGGCCTGCCGCCTGCCCCAGCCCACCGCCGTGCGCATCATCGAAACGCTCATCGAAGCCGGCTATGTCTACCGCTATCCCGGCCAGCAGGTCTTCGGCGTGACCGCGCGGACGAAATCGCTGAGCCGCGGCTACGACGCGCGCTCGCGCCTCGTGCAGCTCGCCGAGCCCCTGATCGAGGACCTGCGCAGCCGCATCGGCTGGCCGTCGAACCTCGCGGTCCTCGAAGGCCGCTCGATGATCATCGTCTACTCCAACCGCAGCGCCAACGGCATGTCGATCCCCGGCCGCCTCGGCGCGCAGATCCCGCTGCTGGCGACCGGCGTCGGCACCGCCTATCTCGCCGCGCTCGACCGGCCCGAGCGCGAGCGCATCCTCGACCTGCTGCGCAAGAGCCAGGACCGGTGGGACGCCGAGCCCTCGCTGTGGGAGACGCTCAACGAGCGGATCGAGGCGGCGCGGCGCACCGGCCACGCCTTCGCGCAGGAAATCTACCTGAACGAGCTTTACCAGTCGCTGATCTGGGCCGTCGGCGTGCCGATCAAGGCGTTCGGCGAGCCGGTCGCCGCGATCAGCAGCCTCGTCCTCAACACGGCGGGAAGCCGCGACCAGCAATTGTCGCTCGTCCTGCCCGCGCTCGAGGCCACCGCAGACCGTATCGGCAAGCTGCTGGAGAAGGATGCGAGCGCCGGCATGGCGCCCGATGCAGGCGTAGCAGCAGCCGGCGCGGAACGGGATTGA
- a CDS encoding 2-oxoglutarate dehydrogenase E1 component, protein MVPLVGDNSYYLELYSRYRRDRNSVPADWCVYFETLDGGEAPTGRPDALAGMLVDAFRRSGHLEADLDPLGFFPRRRLASLARLRESAREQGAAEARYDYAGQRLTGGLDALLQSLEAAYTGPCTLQATHIDDEDARDWLFAEYERTMAAPLDAAALERACEAVALVDEFEKFVMTKHPTKKRFGAEGSEGSVVLLRELLRHAAGAGCAEAVMGGMHRGRLATLATVLGKPPAMLLAEIAGHDLTDGRPDYTGDVPYHLGHAAELSFDGAALKVALAPHPSHLGVVAPVAAGLTRARRRDRAAADAVCILLHTDAAFSGQGLIAELMQLSGLDGYGVGGSIHIVVNNQIGFTTMPSEGRTATYCTDIGKMVGAPVLHVNGDDPAALVRAAAVAFAWRRAFGRDVIIDLVCYRRNGHNELDEPRFTQPAMWQRIDIHRPLGAALAESLAAQDEAAAQRVGETAASFRHALADAFSGIGNARPNMVNRFQQGWEERVCTGEAGLLNPVRTGMPADRLRALARATTAIPADIAPHPKIRQFYETRAEAIDKGEAINFATAEALAFATLLAEGRSVRLSGQDCVRGTFTQRHLRVHDLASERSAMPLAEAVSAGARIEAINSPLSEYGVLAFEYGHSLDNPDDLVIWEAQFGDFLNGAQIAVDQFIVSAEAKWQIMSGLVALLPHGLEGQGPDHSSARIERLLQLCANGNIVVANPSTPANYFHLLRRQLHAPWRKPLFVIAPKSLLRARAGISALADFAGDTHFLPFIADPAARSGKSRGVILCSGKIYYDLVQARNEEGLAEDVAIHRVEQLYPLDIAAISREISTLQGNGPVVWCQEEPLNQGAWAFVRDALGAAGVPARIEAVGRPATPVPAGGSIDRHTAEQNELVRRALALAMEELAT, encoded by the coding sequence ATGGTGCCGTTGGTGGGTGACAACTCCTATTATCTCGAGCTCTACAGCCGTTACCGACGCGACCGGAACTCCGTCCCGGCCGACTGGTGCGTCTATTTCGAGACGCTGGACGGCGGCGAGGCCCCGACCGGCCGGCCGGACGCCCTCGCCGGAATGCTCGTCGACGCCTTCCGCCGCTCGGGCCATCTCGAGGCCGACCTCGACCCGCTCGGCTTCTTCCCGCGGCGCAGGCTCGCCTCGCTGGCGCGGCTGCGCGAAAGCGCGCGCGAACAGGGCGCGGCGGAAGCGCGCTACGACTATGCCGGGCAACGCCTGACGGGCGGGCTCGACGCGCTGCTGCAATCGCTGGAGGCGGCCTATACCGGCCCCTGCACGCTGCAGGCCACGCATATCGACGACGAGGACGCCCGCGACTGGCTCTTCGCCGAATATGAGCGGACGATGGCCGCGCCGCTCGATGCGGCGGCGCTGGAGCGCGCCTGCGAGGCCGTGGCGCTGGTCGACGAGTTCGAGAAATTCGTCATGACCAAGCACCCGACCAAGAAGCGGTTCGGCGCCGAAGGCTCGGAGGGAAGCGTCGTCCTGCTGCGCGAGCTCCTGCGCCACGCCGCCGGCGCGGGCTGCGCGGAAGCGGTGATGGGCGGCATGCATCGCGGCCGGCTGGCGACGCTGGCGACGGTGCTGGGCAAGCCGCCGGCGATGCTGCTGGCCGAGATCGCCGGCCACGACCTGACCGACGGCCGGCCCGACTATACCGGCGACGTGCCCTACCATCTCGGCCACGCGGCGGAACTGTCCTTCGACGGCGCCGCGCTCAAGGTCGCGCTGGCGCCGCATCCGTCGCATCTCGGCGTCGTCGCGCCGGTGGCCGCCGGCCTGACGCGCGCGCGCCGCAGGGACCGGGCGGCGGCGGACGCCGTCTGCATCCTCCTCCACACCGACGCGGCCTTTTCCGGCCAGGGGCTGATCGCCGAGCTGATGCAGCTCTCGGGCCTCGACGGCTACGGCGTCGGCGGCTCGATCCACATCGTCGTCAACAACCAGATCGGCTTCACCACCATGCCGTCCGAGGGCAGGACGGCGACCTACTGCACCGACATCGGCAAGATGGTCGGGGCGCCGGTGCTGCACGTCAACGGCGACGACCCCGCCGCGCTGGTCAGAGCCGCGGCCGTCGCCTTCGCGTGGCGCCGCGCCTTCGGCCGCGACGTCATCATCGACCTCGTCTGCTATCGCCGCAACGGCCACAACGAGCTCGACGAGCCGCGCTTCACCCAGCCGGCCATGTGGCAGCGCATCGACATTCACCGCCCGCTCGGCGCGGCGTTGGCCGAAAGCCTCGCCGCGCAGGACGAGGCGGCGGCGCAGCGCGTCGGCGAGACGGCGGCATCGTTCCGCCACGCGCTGGCCGATGCCTTCTCCGGCATCGGCAATGCGCGGCCCAACATGGTCAACCGCTTCCAGCAGGGCTGGGAGGAGCGGGTCTGCACCGGCGAGGCGGGGCTTCTCAATCCCGTGCGCACCGGCATGCCGGCCGACAGGCTGCGGGCGCTGGCGCGGGCGACCACGGCGATTCCCGCCGACATCGCCCCCCACCCCAAGATCCGCCAGTTCTACGAGACCCGCGCCGAGGCGATCGACAAGGGCGAGGCAATCAACTTCGCGACCGCCGAGGCCCTCGCCTTCGCCACGCTGCTCGCCGAGGGGCGCAGCGTCCGCCTGTCGGGGCAGGATTGCGTGCGCGGCACGTTCACCCAGCGCCATCTGCGGGTCCACGACCTCGCCAGCGAGCGCTCGGCGATGCCGCTCGCGGAAGCGGTGAGCGCGGGCGCGCGGATCGAGGCGATCAACAGCCCGCTGTCCGAATACGGCGTGCTCGCCTTCGAATACGGCCACAGCCTCGACAATCCCGACGATCTGGTGATCTGGGAGGCGCAGTTCGGCGACTTCCTCAACGGGGCGCAGATCGCGGTCGACCAGTTCATCGTCTCGGCCGAGGCGAAATGGCAGATCATGTCCGGCCTCGTCGCGCTCCTGCCGCACGGGCTCGAGGGACAGGGGCCGGACCATTCCTCGGCGCGCATCGAGCGCCTGCTGCAGCTGTGCGCCAACGGCAACATCGTCGTCGCCAACCCTTCGACGCCGGCTAACTATTTCCATCTCCTGCGCCGCCAGCTGCACGCGCCGTGGCGCAAGCCGCTCTTCGTCATCGCGCCGAAGTCGCTGCTGCGCGCGAGGGCCGGCATCTCCGCCCTCGCCGACTTCGCCGGGGACACGCATTTCCTGCCGTTCATCGCCGATCCGGCGGCAAGATCGGGGAAGAGCCGCGGCGTTATTCTCTGCTCGGGCAAGATCTATTATGATCTCGTGCAGGCGCGGAACGAGGAAGGGCTGGCCGAGGACGTCGCGATTCACCGGGTCGAGCAGCTCTATCCTCTGGACATTGCCGCCATCTCGCGCGAAATCTCGACCCTGCAAGGCAACGGCCCCGTCGTGTGGTGCCAGGAAGAGCCGCTGAACCAGGGCGCCTGGGCGTTCGTGCGCGACGCGCTCGGCGCGGCCGGGGTGCCGGCCCGGATCGAGGCGGTAGGACGGCCGGCCACGCCCGTTCCCGCCGGCGGCTCCATCGACCGCCATACGGCGGAGCAGAACGAGCTGGTCCGGCGCGCGCTGGCGCTGGCCATGGAGGAGTTGGCGACATGA
- a CDS encoding NAD(P)-dependent oxidoreductase has product MKIGFVGLGRMGLPMASNLQRKGFSVTGFDLKREAREALAAIGGTGVASAADAARDADVVFTMLPNSNDVRTVVEGEILPVARPGAIIVDMSTIDPLVTDEIAALVAAKGLRFADSPVGRLAIHADRGECLFMVGAAEADFAAIRPLLEAMGTTIHHCGPVGAGMRMKVVNNYLAIAAAQLNAETLTLMARFGLDLEKTIEVLNGTTATNGHLKTNFPVKVLAGDIEPGFQIDLAHKDLGLALTAASAMKVPLSMGSAARECLQLARAGGFGGKDFSGLLDAWCRLAGVEPPRLPGK; this is encoded by the coding sequence ATGAAGATTGGCTTTGTCGGGCTGGGCCGCATGGGCCTGCCCATGGCTTCGAACCTGCAGCGCAAGGGCTTCTCCGTCACCGGCTTCGACCTGAAGCGGGAGGCGCGCGAGGCGCTTGCCGCCATCGGCGGAACGGGCGTGGCCAGCGCGGCCGACGCCGCGCGCGACGCCGACGTGGTTTTCACCATGCTGCCGAACTCGAACGACGTGCGCACCGTCGTCGAGGGCGAGATCCTGCCGGTGGCGCGGCCCGGCGCGATCATCGTCGACATGAGCACCATCGACCCGCTCGTCACCGACGAGATCGCCGCGCTCGTCGCGGCGAAGGGGCTGCGCTTCGCCGATTCGCCGGTCGGCCGGCTCGCCATCCACGCCGACAGGGGCGAGTGCCTGTTCATGGTCGGGGCGGCGGAGGCGGATTTCGCCGCCATCCGCCCGCTTCTGGAAGCCATGGGCACGACCATCCACCATTGCGGCCCGGTCGGGGCCGGCATGCGGATGAAGGTGGTCAACAACTACCTCGCCATCGCCGCCGCTCAGCTCAACGCCGAGACGCTGACGCTGATGGCGCGCTTCGGGCTCGATCTCGAAAAGACGATCGAGGTGCTCAACGGCACCACCGCGACCAACGGCCACCTGAAGACCAACTTCCCGGTCAAGGTGCTGGCGGGCGACATCGAGCCGGGGTTCCAGATCGACCTCGCGCACAAGGATCTCGGGCTCGCCCTGACGGCGGCCTCGGCGATGAAGGTGCCGCTGTCGATGGGCTCGGCGGCGCGCGAGTGCCTGCAGCTCGCCCGCGCGGGCGGCTTCGGCGGCAAGGATTTTTCCGGCCTGCTCGACGCGTGGTGCCGGCTTGCCGGGGTCGAGCCGCCCCGCCTGCCCGGGAAATAG
- a CDS encoding aldehyde dehydrogenase family protein produces MATALARNYIAGNWRGGADILEIRNPSNLDESAGSYGMASVADVEEAFAAARKAQPAWRNATLEQRSVVLEKIAQAIFERKDELAKIMSLEGGKTIPDALGEIVRAGNIARFFAGEALRLPGEKLGSVRPDVDVEITREPVGVVGLITPWNFPIAVSLWKLAPALAFGNAVVWKPSEKTPGISAAIAEIAATAGVPAGVFNMVIGNGPDIGAAVVENADAISFTGSSATGRRIAVRCAERLIRVQLEMGGKNPLVVLDDADLNLAVELAVNGAYFQAGQRCTASSRLIVTDGIHDRLVAGMVERLRQIKVGNAADPSTQIGPVIDESQFDKVMSYVEVGRGEKANLLAGGEKLKLAERGWYVAPVLFADSTNVQRINREEVFGPFASVIRVRDYDEALAVANDTDYGLSAGIVTTSMKHARHFRANVEAGMTMLNLPTAGVDYHVPFGGRKNSSYGPREQGRYAVEFYTMVKTSYLSV; encoded by the coding sequence GTGGCGACGGCGCTTGCAAGGAACTACATCGCGGGCAACTGGCGGGGCGGGGCCGATATCCTGGAAATCCGCAACCCCTCGAACCTCGACGAATCGGCCGGCAGCTACGGCATGGCCAGCGTGGCTGATGTCGAGGAAGCCTTCGCCGCCGCGCGCAAGGCGCAGCCGGCCTGGCGCAACGCGACGCTGGAGCAGCGCTCGGTCGTGCTGGAAAAGATCGCGCAGGCGATCTTCGAGCGCAAGGACGAGCTGGCGAAGATCATGTCGCTGGAAGGCGGCAAGACCATTCCCGACGCGCTCGGCGAGATCGTCCGCGCCGGCAACATCGCCCGCTTCTTCGCCGGCGAGGCGCTGCGCCTGCCGGGCGAGAAGCTCGGCTCGGTGCGGCCGGACGTCGACGTCGAGATCACCCGCGAGCCGGTCGGCGTCGTCGGGCTGATCACGCCGTGGAACTTCCCGATCGCGGTGTCGCTGTGGAAGCTCGCGCCGGCGCTGGCCTTCGGCAACGCCGTCGTCTGGAAACCGTCGGAGAAGACGCCGGGCATTTCCGCCGCCATCGCCGAGATCGCCGCCACGGCCGGGGTGCCGGCCGGTGTCTTCAACATGGTGATCGGCAACGGGCCGGACATCGGCGCGGCCGTGGTCGAGAACGCCGACGCCATCTCGTTCACCGGCTCGTCCGCGACCGGCCGTCGCATCGCCGTGCGCTGCGCCGAGCGGCTGATCCGCGTCCAGCTCGAGATGGGCGGCAAGAACCCGCTCGTCGTCCTCGACGACGCCGACCTCAACCTCGCCGTCGAGCTCGCGGTCAACGGCGCCTATTTCCAGGCAGGCCAGCGCTGCACGGCGTCCAGCCGGCTGATCGTCACCGACGGCATCCACGACCGCCTCGTCGCCGGCATGGTCGAGCGGCTGCGGCAGATCAAGGTCGGCAACGCCGCCGATCCTTCGACCCAGATCGGCCCGGTGATCGACGAAAGCCAGTTCGACAAGGTCATGTCCTATGTCGAGGTCGGGCGCGGCGAGAAGGCCAACCTGCTCGCCGGCGGCGAGAAGCTGAAGCTCGCCGAGCGCGGCTGGTACGTCGCCCCGGTGCTGTTCGCCGACTCCACGAACGTCCAGCGCATCAACCGCGAGGAGGTGTTCGGCCCGTTCGCCAGCGTCATCCGCGTGCGCGACTATGACGAGGCGCTGGCGGTGGCGAACGACACCGACTACGGCCTTTCCGCCGGCATCGTCACCACCTCGATGAAGCATGCGCGCCATTTCCGCGCCAATGTCGAGGCCGGCATGACCATGCTGAACCTGCCGACCGCCGGCGTCGACTACCATGTGCCGTTCGGCGGCCGGAAGAACTCCAGCTACGGCCCGCGCGAGCAGGGTCGCTACGCGGTCGAATTCTATACGATGGTCAAGACGAGCTACCTCTCGGTCTGA
- a CDS encoding TRAP transporter small permease subunit gives MSALLAVARLIDRLNTTIGRAAGWLILGAVVVSAGNALSRKFLSIGSNAWLELQWYLYAGVFMLGAGYTLLKDAHVRIDIVSAQLRKRSRDWIDVFGHIFFLMPLCLILLYDGIPFFLRSFSSGEHSSNAGGLLLWPVKLLVPLGFGLLLLQAVSELIKRIAILRGQLDDKVDVDPDETGPDEANAGGGAAS, from the coding sequence ATGTCTGCGTTGCTGGCGGTCGCCCGCCTGATAGATCGCTTGAACACGACGATAGGCCGGGCCGCCGGCTGGCTGATCCTGGGGGCCGTCGTCGTCAGCGCGGGGAACGCCCTGTCGCGGAAGTTCCTGTCCATCGGCTCCAACGCCTGGCTGGAGCTGCAATGGTATCTCTATGCCGGCGTCTTCATGCTGGGGGCGGGCTACACGCTCCTCAAGGACGCGCATGTGCGGATCGACATCGTCTCGGCGCAGCTGCGGAAGCGCAGCCGCGACTGGATCGACGTCTTCGGCCACATATTCTTCCTCATGCCGCTCTGCCTCATCCTCCTTTACGACGGCATTCCCTTCTTCCTCAGGTCCTTCAGCTCCGGCGAGCATTCCTCGAATGCCGGCGGCCTGCTGTTGTGGCCGGTCAAGCTGCTGGTGCCGCTCGGCTTCGGGCTGCTGCTGCTCCAGGCCGTCTCCGAGCTGATCAAGCGCATCGCCATCCTGCGCGGGCAGCTCGACGACAAGGTGGACGTCGACCCCGACGAGACGGGACCGGACGAGGCGAACGCCGGGGGCGGAGCCGCGTCATGA